The window AAAAAGCCTTCTTTTTTACGTAATTGTCGCACAAAAACATTCTTCTGTTGCTGTGATGATTTAATGGtttttagtagtggaaaactAAATATGTACTAATAATGCTTTAATTTACTATACGTATAGGTAATAATCAAGTGCActacttttgaattttttgatgtatgtatttatatttttacataattattcCTTTTTAATTTATAGAATTCAGatcttttatagttttttttattaacatacTTGTACATACATTTCTTTGAGAAACCTAATTTTGTGCAATTaaactgtaattaaaaactatCCGCATTTTTATTACCCACCCCAGTCCACATAACAGTTATAaataatacgagtgcaaaaacacaagcttaaagttcgagggctgtcgttatgcaacgagcgtatgcgagttacATACCTAGACACacgagaactttaagcgttttcgcattagtcatattcaatttttttgttgttgaaacattgtaatttaaaacacgttgctatgaaaagcgtgttttaaaatggtgaaaacattaatttaaaacatgtttcTATAGAAATATGAAAACACGTTGTTATCGGAcagatataaaaattaattcaattttgtaAATCTTTTTAAGTATGCTACAAAAGCAACATTAACTTTACTTACAAACAGTTCTTGTATGTAAAGCTACCTATAACTAATCTAAATTgtatattaaagtataagtACATATTGagatttttaaaacacttttaaaagGTGGATTTATATAcgcaaataagcaaaatagattactaataaaaaattaagcaccTGTCAATACGACAGGGTTGTAACTAAGAAAATAACTAGGTAAGCAACTTACGGTACCCGAAAGTATAAGTGGTTCTCAAatttaggtatttttttttattcttatattgttattaccacagttattattattattatttattatttttgcagacaactaaattttatattcaaaCTAACGTTACAGTAGcaaattattacttattagtcCAGCTAATAAAGATTAtaaagattttaaattaaaagtttacgTAAAAAGTTGAATGTAGCTAAGATTGTTTGAAgcatattaaaattaaacatgaaaCTAATCTGTTCAAAAATTCAGGAAAGCTccgttaaatttaaattcttaaaattgaaaaaatatttaacattatttaaCCCAAATCTCCATGTTCAGCATCGAAATTTAGAGAAGTTCAAAACATTGTTGAGAATAACATCAGCAATGTAAATCCCTTTGATTTGAAGACTTtgatttgcgtttttttaaatgcaggctaaaaatttcattatattCTTTTTACGATGTAGGCGCCtgtggaaaataatttaataataaaaaatgatttttcgaaaaatcaattttatttttaagtaaagtttattcaatttttttgttattacattattaattattttattaatatatgccattatttttcttaaaaattaaacggcgaattacaaaaatttaagattttttactccaaaaaaaaaaaacaatttttagaaattgtttCACATTATTATTCTGCATAACCATCtgttagctgtttcaaaactataaaaacccCAAGATCGCATTTTagggaattatttttttaaataacattaacaaaaactctgaaatagttatttattacttattagatctctcattgacagtataaattactttatggtagcgctcagctccgtttgcgtgtgcgtcatctgacatttctgtcactaagtttacatagcaggggcatagcggtgacaaactatcaaatactttttgaggttacgaagtgtttaaattatgagttgttacaaaaaatacagattcacaaaacaagaactaataaacgcagaatcaaaaacctaacgaaacgcaaatcacaaaacacaataaacgaacagaaaatacttgcgattaacaccgataacactttcgacaaccaagcgacgacgtctataatttactgtcaatgtcagtttgacaaattcgtgacacttgacggtgttgtcgaagtgcacatgtaaattaatgttcaaggataccacccttagatagcccttagctgtttaaatttgcattgtttttgataattttttatagctttgtgttggtaatgaaaaaatgaaattgatgacgcacacgcaaatcgagctgaccgccactatagctattatttttttgaagtgcatgaataatttataacagctaattttaagagaaaatgtgacgttggcgtttttctAGTtgtgaaacagctaatacacaaaaaatatcaataagCACTGTAACTTTTGGCCCAAATTTTGATGGAAATGCAGTGCAAAGAGTGATCTTCAAACCAATGTATCTTTCTGAGGAAGCcccttatttttttgtttatatttggACTACTGAATTGATACTCTACAATGAACTCTGAACTCGTAATTCGCCAATTTtaagacaccctgtataagaaTTTGATTCCtttgtttttctatcaaaatCATTTAATCATTGTAAAAGCGTAAGAGAtcttttattgcttaaaataaaactgaaactTTCTTAAACTGAAagattttaccaaatttcaaATCACCCGCGTTCAGAGCCAGTCAAGAAACCAACCAATGAAATGTATTTGGCTTGACATCACCGGTTAGCAGAAATTTTGTGTCATAAAGCgttatttagtttttgcatGTTTCCGCGTGTCTAATGTTTAACAATCGAAAATGTGGCAGTGGCAGACATTTCCACAAATGCAGGAATGCAGGAAACCCTAAAAACCGTTTTTGGAAATGACAAGTTTAAGGttagttatttttgtgattaagTTTGGTTTAAATGAGGTTTTCTTTCAAACGAATACAAAATATACAATAAATGACAAGACTTAAAATGCGCTAAAACGgagtttttactttaacatgaattatttgttttcttgTGTAAGCCGCAAGTCCGCACTTGCCTACTAGCAAGCTACAATTCAAAATTCCTGGTAATCGCTTTTACTACAAATTCTAAGTCAGTTATTCACTTACCAGCAGTTCACGTTGAATTTCTTCTACAACCACAAACAGTCAAACAGCCACCATTGCTCACCACTAATTTTCGTTGTGCTAGGTTGGTAACGCgggtttgaaaaattgaaatcacGGTCGACTAGATCCGGGATGATTACAGAcatatttttatgtaatatacATTTTCCAGCGATAGATTCTTCGACCATATATTCGATATGTGGTCGAAAGATAGattctactttttttaaataacctgGAAACATTAAAATCGCTGAGATCTGGCTGTTTAGTGCGTACTCTTAAGTTGGTAGTTTTTCAGCACTGCAGTAATCCCCCGCCAATTTTGCACCTGTCATGTTTTGTGGTCCTGTCAAATCCGAGTTCAAAACGTGTTGTGCTAAAGATTTaggattaattttgtttaacgacGTTTGTGAAGTGTTAATaatcgtttttagtttgtgttcTACTAGTTATTTGTTGTTGCTAGTGGATTTGTTTTTGGTCACTTGAAGACATTCACAAGACGAagattttaaagaatttttacattttttctggGGTAAGTGCAAATATTCCTAGTTGATTATTAATAGGGGCTTAATCTTAAACATTGTGATTGATCAAATCAAaagttaaaacattttaaaggAAATACTAAAATTTGGTCCGCCACTACTTTAATCGAGGAGTGGCTGAAAAGACTACACCTTATTCATTGCTAatctaataacaaaaattgtaataacatTATCCAAaaacttttcctttttctgcCTCATTTAACCACAAAAGGGTGCTACAGATGATTTAAAAGTGTCGGGCCATCTTGACATTACCTTGGATAATACTGACTGTTCCAGAAATAGCAGTATTTCTATTGACGAtgctgaatttaaatttgaaaggaATGGAGCACGCTtacagttaacaacaattcaACAATCTTTTAGGGTTATATacatcaaataattgtcaagaaaaaaCGAATCCGTTTGCAATATTGCAAATTACGAACAAAAGTATGTATATATTCAAATTTGTTCCCAACAGACTCAGTTTTCCTGGTATTCAATAGGAAAAGATAAGATAAACCATACcacaaataatattaataatattattgaacacagtttttttctaattttctcTGATTTTACAATTTGCTCAAGAtttctccaattttttttaacaatatctCGTGAGTTCTCCAATATTATTCACCGATTTCCGTTCggttaagcacaaaaatatttttttccaaatatctaatatatttttttgtattttttttaagcaacGTATTAATTattgctcttttgtttccaTTATTGTTGGATATAATTTATTGTTGGATTTGTGAgtttgttaaatgttttgtGTACCGTGCACAGTCAcaaattggtgtttttttctGCACgtaggtatttatttattgttcaaGCTTTACCGTTTCCGCTACCGAAAtacaataaaactttataaTGAATTGCTAaacattttactcaaaaatctCATCTTTGAAGACCTACTTGCATAACTTTTCTCTGAGTTTTGAattatttgtgtatttttttttggggtgCTGAATGTATGAATGTATATTTGAAatcagttttaaatttttatttggcgATTTCCAGAAAAGcacatttaatattaatttagaaaatacttttttctacagccgtcaaaaaatcgtgacatttatgcatggttacctatgcgcgaagtttgacgttttttcactgtgaaaaaatattattttttcacggtttcacagtgaaaaaataatattttttaactgtgcaggcaactcgatttttcagatcattttgttccaacttatttctgttacaattttagtaacacgaaaagacatcaacagcaaccgaaatgaagagacggatcgataatgagaggtagttttaaaggttttataattatacagaacaatattacaaaacaataataatagatatttactttgacatatgaaaattaaatgtgcatgACGAAAACGTGCCCCCGTTTATCCCCAGAGGCCTGAGTGAAGACGCTTGTAAATGAAAGTTATTTTCGCCATTAAAAGAAGCCGATGTAGAAGGTTgagtgattttgttttcttctgtggaggaagaaggttgaattttattggcaatttcaattttattattcaaagagtCCTCGATGTAACTTTCTGCCACTGTGCTGCTTCTCCAGCCCCCATgacgtttaattgaaattagatcACCTCCAGCATTCGCCAAAAGAGTGGCAGAGCTTCTTCTGAAGCAGTGaccagtatattttttaggttcgtctttgttaagccactttgcaatcaaacttggtatctctccgattttgttaattccaacattttgattcacacattttccgttggtatactttaaaaataaacggtcACTAGTCGCCCGTGGAGGCCGCAAAGCTCTATATTTTCTGACAATGtctatattttctaaatttgaaacagtaaatattcgttcgcagtgggtttttgtatcaggcaccttcacaattaagacagactgtttatcttctatgtcagttagcttcattttaactaattcttCACGTCGAAGGGCTCCCGATATACCCAAAATTAGCAcagtctataaataaaacgagttgttttgatttgtattacactaatatgataagtttaccttcatcagtaaatatatcttgtcatctgcttcattaataaacttgctaatgtcttctttgtctaaaatttgcgACTTCTTGCTTCTGTAACCTACGCTTTTGCTTTTCAGGTAGGGCACTAACTTCGGAAACTTACGTGTATCGATATTCTCTTTAACGTTTAAGGTGGCtttcaacatcgcataaagggcccagagtgttggtggctttaaggtggtagacttttcttccaaatacgccaacaaaacattttccgttacttgatcaatctttttcatagaacaccactgccgaaactgaagatacgttttttcgtactgcggtcttgatttagcaggcaaaagattcgacactgccgcgcttgcaattgcatctatttcgttttcgctgctaaaatccatcacacttcttcaacaaaaatacctattgtgacaaatttttcgcaactatcacttttatttatcatcgtaaccatgcaagcaactcgatttatcagaccattttgttccaactaatttctgttacttttttcttcatctggaggctgtagaaaaaacgttgtttgtatttcgtggcgaaattcatgttttaatggcgccttcgaatgtcttttaggtctcgacctggcggtctcgactaaaataacattctcaggcgccattaaaaaaacactcatttcgcgcacttaatacaaaaattactatttttcacggtttcacagtgaaaaaataatattttttaactgtgcaggcaactcgatttttcagatcattttgtt of the Tribolium castaneum strain GA2 chromosome 1, icTriCast1.1, whole genome shotgun sequence genome contains:
- the LOC135266883 gene encoding uncharacterized protein LOC135266883 isoform X2, giving the protein MDFSSENEIDAIASAAVSNLLPAKSRPQYEKTYLQFRQWCSMKKIDQVTENVLLAYLEEKSTTLKPPTLWALYAMLKATLNVKENIDTRYRSKKSQILDKEDISKFINEADDKIYLLMKTVLILGISGALRREELVKMKLTDIEDKQSVLIVKVPDTKTHCERIFTVSNLENIDIVRKYRALRPPRATSDRLFLKYTNGKCVNQNVGINKIGEIPSLIAKWLNKDEPKKYTGHCFRRSSATLLANAGGDLISIKRHGGWRSSTVAESYIEDSLNNKIEIANKIQPSSSTEENKITQPSTSASFNGENNFHLQASSLRPLGINGGTFSSCTFNFHMSK
- the LOC135266883 gene encoding uncharacterized protein LOC135266883 isoform X1, with translation MDFSSENEIDAIASAAVSNLLPAKSRPQYEKTYLQFRQWCSMKKIDQVTENVLLAYLEEKSTTLKPPTLWALYAMLKATLNVKENIDTRKFPKLVPYLKSKSVGYRSKKSQILDKEDISKFINEADDKIYLLMKTVLILGISGALRREELVKMKLTDIEDKQSVLIVKVPDTKTHCERIFTVSNLENIDIVRKYRALRPPRATSDRLFLKYTNGKCVNQNVGINKIGEIPSLIAKWLNKDEPKKYTGHCFRRSSATLLANAGGDLISIKRHGGWRSSTVAESYIEDSLNNKIEIANKIQPSSSTEENKITQPSTSASFNGENNFHLQASSLRPLGINGGTFSSCTFNFHMSK